GTACCCAGGTGACCTCAGAGACCTCATGTCAGGGATTTTGAAGCACACCGTGTCAGCTCTGTCATTTCTGTCAGTGGTCCCTTGTGTACTCTTTCAGCTTCCTTTCAGTGGTCTTAACTCTTACATCTCTAGCTACAATGCTTACTTAAAGAACTCTCCAACACATGCAGGCATTCTTTCGAAGATCTCTTTATTAGCATTGTTTCATTTCAGAAAGCCCCCCAAACTTCAGAACCAGGGGTCTAGAGAGTtgaatcagtggttaagagcacttcttgctcttgcagaggacctggatttttCTCAGCAAGCACATGACAACTCACAATcatccatctgtaactgcagctccaggggatccaataccctcttctgaccgcCATGGACACCAGATACACCCACATTGCTCATACATGGGCTaaacattcatgcatataaaataaaataaacaaatgcattttaaaaacagaaaacgaTGTTAGGCCCATAGTAGGAGTTTGTAATAAtgattttatgtgtcaacttgactttGATAAGGGATGCCAAATAGCTGATCAAGGCTACTCGTCATGAATTTATGACGTGTTTCTGGAAAAAGTTacattaaatatcatttttacCAATATAGATAAGTATCATCTTCGCAACCGAGGGctcaaagaatgaaaatagtaTGTAAGAATGTTGGGATCACTCTTCTTTCTTGAGCTAGGGTACCAGTCTAATCCTATCTTCAGACATTTCTACCTTCTAACCTTGACCTGTTCCATCAGCTCTCTTGATTCTCAAGCCTTTGGGCTTAGAATGGAGCTACACAATTGCCTTTCTTGGGCAATCAACTTGAAGATCACAGAATTTCTCAATCTCCATAACAATATGAGCCAATCATGCATAACAATTTTTTCTATACATCTATCTGTGTCTTAAATGGAAGATAGAGACATACATTGGGaatggataaatagataaatgatagatttaGTGGTTCAATTTCTTTAGAGATCCTGTTGGTTGACTtatctagagaaccctaatataGTGTTCAACCAATATAATTTCTTCCTAtcttttcttcattgttcttCATTTCCAATCAGTTTCCATATGCTAGAGAATGACTCTAAACTCCAGCATCCTCTCCCCAACCCATCTATCTCAGTTGCTGGTTTCTCTCAGAGGCCTCCAAAAAACATCTTCCTTGTATGGCAGCCAAGTCTACAAGCTTCCAGGTCCCATTGCAAGACAGGCTATCCACATCTGCTAGATAGATCACGTGACAACTTCCCTTGCAAGATCTCACAGACAAACATTCAAAGCACTCTCAAATACAGTCTACTAAACTATCATGCAGTTTCATCTGACTGCCGCATTCCTGTTACATTCTGCATCAGAAAGTAAACTATCAAAATACAAATTCTTCTCCCAATTCCTCAGTTCCCTACCCTACAAATGTAATGCTTAGAAAAACTTTCCCTCCTCTTGAACCTACACGCTCTCATCTGTCCAAGCGTGTGCCAtcaaattttatttccaaattatgCTAATATCATATAGCAAGAGTTGATTGAAGTCAGCACTGTGGGAGGAACATAGGTTTTAATAACCTTATCATGAATCCTCACTAGGGTTACTCTCCCTTACTCATTCCACTTCCAGAATGCCTTGCTTTGTATTCTGGTTTGATTGGAAGATGATTCTTTTGCCGTTGAAGGTCCTCCAGTCTACAAGACAGGCATATGAACGCTATATGTAATGAACACGTTTCCAAAGTACTTATCATGTGCTATCTTGTTCTCTGAGTCTTTTCTTACCATTCTCTCACACTTCTGAAATGtgtagttctttatttttaatctcccTGGAGCCATCTTGCTTTTTGTCAATGATATCTATCTTTTTGTGTTACACATTCCAGGCTGTAAATATTGCTATGAGCCAGGAATGGAGTTTGTTTGTAGGGTTTCTGCTTTTCTGACATAGTGTTTGGCATACAACAATAGATAACTGATTTGTATTTATGTCAGTCAGAGAGCATTGattgaaataataacaataactgGATGCATAGCAATTATAGACttgacagctttaaaaaaaatcaaagataggGCAAAGGTATGAAGACATGAGAATTGTGTGTTGAGAGAGACAGGGAACACTGGCTTTCCTTAGAATTATAGGCCATGGAATACAAAGAGTTCATGCAGGGCATAGTGATGCATGCTTTGggccagcactagggaggcaaaggcatgcagatctctttgagtttgagattTGAGAATGATCTACAGATCAAGgtccaggatacccagggctacatCGTGAAACCcagtctaaaaaaagaaaaaaagaaaaaacaggaaagtttgtgaaataaaatgatttcatttttaaagttgggTACACAAATTAATAAGAGCAAGGtatctgtgcatatatatatatatatatatatatatatatatatatatatatatatatcatcctgTGTACATATACAGATGTCCACAGGTATACAGCTCATGATATGacctgtttttatgtgtgtggttcCCCATTCATCACTACTATATCCATGGTTGTTGGCATGACTTAGAACTTATATTACCGACATATGTGTGTTACCATTGAAGAGAGGAAAAGTCAAGTATAGAAGGTCAACTGTATTTGACTATCTTAGAGCAGTGCCAAATGTAAATATAATGGGTAACAATAGGACTTACTGATTTAGTTAATTACACTTTGACAGTGTGAGATGATCTgagtggtggttgttgttgtgtgtgCTTTGAGTGGCgatttttctttctgatgtaATCCTCCTCTAGCAAAATTTTACTTAACTCTTTCAAATGCATATccttatgaaatgaaaatactttCATTTAACTTTGGGTAAATAAACAATTTGAAATCTTAAGAAAAAGGCAATTTCTTAGGCATAACAAGTCAATAACAAGACAAACCTGCTTACCAAGGTTACATCTTAGCCCAGGTAGGCTTGGTtgttaaagtaacttttattcggCTAATTTAATTGTCCTCATTCTCCAAATCTTTCTATCTTTaactgtgtctagcttgttttctctctacAAACTGTCTCTGTACCACTAACTATCCTGGTAAaactacttctctctctctctctctctctctctctctctctctctctctctctctctctctctNNNNNNNNNNNNNNNNNNNNNNNNNNNNNNNNNNNNNNNNNNNNNNNNNNNNNNNNNNNNNNNNNNNNNNNNNNNNNNNNNNNNNNNNNNNNNNNNNNNNNNNNNNNNNNNNNNNNNNNNNNNNNNNNNNNNNNNNNNNNNNNNNNNNNNNNNNNNNNNNNNNNNNNNNNNNNNNNNNNNNNNNNNNNNNNNNNNNNNNNNNNNNNNNNNNNNNNNNNNNNNNNNNNNNNNNNNNNNNNNNNNNNNNNNNNNNNNNNNNNNNNNNNNNNNNNNNNNNNNNNNNNNNNNNNNNNNNNNNNNNNNNNNNNNNNNNNNNNNNNNNNNNNNNNNNNNNNNNNNNNNNNNNNNNNNNNNNNNNNNNNNNNNNNNNNNNNNNNNNNNNNNNNNNNNNNNNNNNNNNNNNNNNNNNNNNNNNNNNNNNNNNNNNNNNNNNNNNNNNNNNNNNNNNNNNNNNNNNNNNNNNNNNNNNNNNNNNNNNNNNNNNNNNNNNNNNNNNNNNNNNNNNNNNNNtctctctctctctctctctctctctctctctctctctctctctctctctctctctctttccttccttttttatctcTCTGCAttgctctcttaagtagcttccccttcctttctcttcccctgagagttgggcatatcctattctgtcagatctttctctgatttgtccctttgtctgccactcaactaGAACTTTCAAACGTGGGtgattccttctacaaactaacttcatcttcattgtttgggattaaaggtgtgtactaagggatgtgtctttattccagccagagggagtAAAGGTTCTAAAGGCTAAGCTATACCACAACTAGAAAGAGGGCTTGTGAATGAATAATACAGTCTCAGGGTTTACAGTGTGAACAAATACCCTGCAACACTTGGTGCAGTGGACAGACATGAAGAGAAACTTTCTCATGGGTAACCGACAACATGGGACTTGAACCGAGACTTGTAATAACAGTAAGAAAACATCAAGCAGCTTGGATGGAGAGTAAGGGAAACATCAGGAGAGAAAGACTTCCCTCTAATCTCTGGAGAAAAGCTTCAAGAGTTTAATCGAGATAGATAGCTTGAAgtaaaagagaatgagagagatcCACCATGGACACCATAATTGACGTGGGAATCTGAAGGAAAGCGGGGAGACTTCAAATAAacccctaaacaaacaaacaaacaaacaaacaaaacaaatgggtTACAAGGCCAGTGGTCATGTAGTTTAAGAGCAAGAAGACTAAAGAGGGTGAGAATTTGAAAAACTCGGGGGATGGAGGAGCCTCAGAATAGTCAAGGGCCCTGCAGTCACAGCAAAATGGGCTTGGGTGTTCATGGCCAAGTTTGTCCACATGACCCGCCCTTGCTAAGAGTCCACCCATACAGAGAacatctctccctgcccctcaaGGTTTCCCTTTGAGCTTAATAGCTAGGTCAGCCATTTGATCCATTTAGTCACCCTGCTAGTTCCAGGTATTTTTATGGGACAGTCATGAATATTTTACAAAGTATGAATATGAATGAGGAAGACCTTTACTATGCCAGAGAAATAAAGTTTATTGGGAGGTAAATGAAGCTGCCTCCTTGCATTCCAGAGAATCCCcgagaagaaaggaaggcaggaaatagaggcATATACAGGAAACTCCCTCTATGCCAATCTCCAGAGTTCCATTGGCAGAAATGTGACACCTGCGCTGCAAAGAGACTCAAACTTCAACTGAAGGAGTTGGCCAGGAAGTTGCTTGCTGGTTCTGGAAAGCTTGTCCTCGTCTAAAAATCACAGTTGTCATGATGATGTTTCTTAATGGCAACGGAAATCCTTGCAAAGGAGGGGTCTGGGTTTGACTGTTCCTGCGTTTGAACTAAATGGCTTCATCGACATCTTCAAAAGGGGATCAGTTCAGTTAACAGCAACGCTTTGAGCTGCCGCAAGGTCCACAGCAACCGCCACTAGCATTGGTGGTGGCGCATGGGTTgcaggggaggctggggagacacAAAGGTTAACAATGGGTTGGAGAGGAGAAGTCAGAGAATTCTAAGTCACACATGGTATCTTGTACTTACAGGAGCAACCTATGAATTATCAGGAGGTGGAATTAGAAGGGCACTGAGACTGCTATCAAACCCTTCTCTCTTACCCACAATCCCTTGTGCAGAACTGGACAATTGTGCTTTTGGAAAACTATTGTCTTGTATGGTTGTGCTCTCATGGAAGTTAACAGGATCCGCCTTACCCAACATGCAACACTGTGACTGGCAATCTCCCTACCCACCCCTCACCTCTCTATTGGTAGCTTTCAGAGACAGGAACTATTCCCTTCACCTTTGTTCATCAGCATTCACTGAATTGACACAAATTGCTGTAGGCTTTCAATGCGCTGTTTGAGTAGTTTAAAATATGGCCACCGTAAGTGTGTCTCCTTAGCTAATATGCACACCATTTATCCAGTCCCAGAAATCCATTCTGTACTCACTTGCAGTCCTCGCTCTCCAGCAGGCTCCTGTACGTGTTGATCTCACACTCCAGGCGAGACCGAATGTCCAGCAGCACTTGGTACTCCTGGTTCTGACGCTCCAGGTCAGCCCGGATCTCACCAAGCTGGGACTCCACATTGGTGATCAGGCACTGCACCTGGGACAGCTGGGAGCTGTAGCGAGCCTCACTCTCTGTCAGGGTGTTCTCCAGAGAGTTTCTCTGTGGGGGAGAAGACAAAGGCTGTCATAGAGCTGTTCCCTCTGAAGGTTTCTGAATGACCTTCCAAAGAAGTCACAGGCTTCAAGAgctaagaagaaagagagagagagagagagagagagagagagagagagaccccaagGACACCCcagtgactctgcctcccaactccACCCTGCTCAGCAGCAGTCTGGACACTACACACCATGCTGTGCTGGGCCTGCAGCTCGATCTCCAGGGCGTTGACTGTGCGCCTCAGCTCGATGATCTCGGCCTGGCAGGACTGCAGCTGCTCTGAGCTGGACACCACCTGCTTGTTCAACTCCTCTGACTGCAATAGGCAAGGGGAGGGACAGGATCAGACCCTGCCTTacagtcctgggggggggggattcagtTCCTGAGCGACCATGGGCTCAGATGCCCACCTGTGTGGTGTACCATTCCTCCACTTCCCGGCGGTTGGTTTCCACCAGGGCCTCGTACTGACACCTGGTCTCATTGAGCACGCGGTTCAGGTCCACGGTGGGAGCAGCGTCCACCTCCACATTGAGGCGGTCTCCAAGCTGGCAGCGCAGGGTGTTGACTTCCtggtgggggaaggagaaagaacattattataaaaagaacattctagaaacccTACGAAGACAGATCTGCTCTCTTCCTGCTACAGGGAAGTGAGCACTGCGCTACCTAGAAAGggatggtggtggggtggggcaggggctaAAACCAAATATCCGAATCATTCCAAAGATGCAGATATCTCAACAAAGCTCCAAAAGGAACCACAGCCACATCTTTCTAAAGCAAAAGCTGAAGCGCCTTCACAACCTTCTAACACTTGCCCTTGATACATACAAATCCTCCTGTTGGCTGCCACACTCCTTTGGGTACCAAATACTTAGCCTTACTTAAATATGCCTTGCTTCAGCACTTCTTTGTACAGCCTACACCCTCAAATGGCAACACTCAAGGGTTAATTGAaatctctctcttgcctctgagacgtgctccccagctcctctctggAAGAAGGACTTCCTCCTATCATGCACACCACACGGCTCTTGCTTCACTCAGTCTTACATTATATCATCAGGACTCCATATCTGCCCTCCACACTAGGCTGCAAATTCTTAGAGAGAGGAgccatgaattcattttttttaaccctcCATCTCTACCATCAATTCCAGGGCCTAGTGGTAGCAACCAGCAGAGAAAGGAGGTCAGTGGACGGACACCCAGCTCACTATTTCTAGCAGCTGCCTACACTCCCTCGTGTGCCACCGCATCCACAGCTCACCTCACTCCTCAGTAAGGATACAGCGATAAGATTGTCCTGGGTCCTTAGCTTAGAGGCCTTCAGGGAATGGCCCCACATCATGTACCCTGACAGCTGGTACCTCCTGATTTGGGAAGCCTCTCTGTATGCTAAAGGTGTCACACTGAAGCTGTGAAacttgctttctaaatatttcctCATACCTCCTCgtggttcttcttgaggcacaGCAGCTCCTCTCTCAGAGACTCCACCTGCGCCTCCAGGTCAGACTTGCAGAGGGTCAGCTCATCCAGGATCCTGCGCAGGCTGTTGATGTCAGCCTCCACCAGCTGTCTCATGGACAACTCAGTCTGGTACCTGCACGCACACAGGGTGGGAGGATCAGCCAATATCGTTTCAGGGTGGTATCGGACCAAGAACTCCATGAGAGTATCCACAagcctttcctcttctgttctctccttGCTATGTGTAGATCAGCTGGGGGAGGGCTTGATTCCCTTGTGCCCACAGACCCCATAAGGTGGAGCCCTCAGTCTGTTCTCGATGTTATTGATTAGTATAACACTAAATCAAACCATTCACATCTCTGGATTTGagagttttataaaaagaacattctagaaacccTGATATAGGTTGAACATCAGTAACCAGAAGATCCAGTTCCTAAAATGCTTAAAAATCTGAAAGTCTTCGAGGGACATAACATCATAGTTAAAACTGCCCCATCTGACTTCACTGACAGAGCAGATTCACAATGCAGGTACACTAAAAATAGTGTATAAAATGACAAGCGGGTTGTGTTTCCAGTATATAAATACCTTAACAAATGAGTTTTGTGCTTTAGGGGAGCTCCGTGTATGGGGAGTGCCAAGATAGCTCATTATGAATGTTCGAATATCCCACAACTCAGAAGGAAAGCAAAAACCAAGAAACGCTTCCAGTCCCAGCCACTTCCAATGAGAGTCAACCATATCAACTGAAGGGCTAGTGTCTGAATGCCTATTTGAAGCTTAGATTTTTATAGCCAAACTCAGGAGGAgtcatgaaaaaggaagaaatgtcttTCTCGTCccttccaccttcccttccaGGCCACATTAGACCCACAGAGCCATGACAGAACCACCAAGGTTTGGGAGTCACCCAACTCAAAAGCTTTAACATACTTGGTCCTGAAGTCATCAGAGGCCAGCTTGGCATTGTCGGTCTGCACGACCAGCCTGGCGTTCTCAGACTTAGCACACAGAATCTGAAACAATGGTTCCAACGTgagatccacttgaacttgagcatGTCTCCCCATTCAAGGAAAGGCAGCTGCTGCTGCGTCTGAGATAGGCTACCCTCTCACCTTCTGCTGCAGCTCCTCAATGGTCCTGAAGTAGGCCTGGTAGGCAGGACACACCAGGGGGTCCTGCTGCTGGTTCCTCTCCTGGATCCTACATTCCAgctctgcattctctctctccagctgcctcACCTTCTCCATGTAGGAGGCCAGGCGGTCATTCAGGAACTGCATGGTCTCCTTCTCATTGCCATTGAAGGAGCCCTCACAGAACCAATTGCAGTTGCCCACATTGGCGGGGATGTTGCAGGCCCCGGGCAGGGTGCAGCCATGGCAGCTGGGGGGCACGCAGGGCCGGGAGGAGCAGCTGGTGCGGCAGCTCAGGGCGGGCAAGCAAGACTCACAGGACATGGTTTGGGGAGAAGTGATGGGAGCAGTGAGCTGCTGCAGGGAGATCTGGGTGAGGTTtgagtctctccttccttcatggtCTTTTTATACCCCTACCAGTGGGCGGAGGCTTGGCAAATAGCATAATTCTCTTTCCTGGTGCCGAAGCTAATTTTTCGTCAAAATACGCTACTTAGATGGCTTTCAAAGAGTCCCCCCTCAtcccataaaattattccatttggCTTGTGTCACAGCAGCCTCTTCCTGGGTACAAAAGGTTGATGAAATCAGAGTTTCATTAGATGCCTTCAAAGGAGGCAGATTCATCACAGCCCCAAAAGGCTTACTCAGAGGGAAGGATAGCCTGCGACATTAGGTGGGGTTGTTTGGAATCAGAAATTCCTTTCCCGGGAGGTTCTGCTGATTTAACCATGGCAAAGGCATTTTGGGTAAACATCCTTCCCATAGGCCTCTCCTCTCAAATCTACCCACACCTCAGCATCCAAGGAAATCATTCGTACAGAGGAAACTCACTCTGGATTCCTCTGACATAGGAAACTCTGCAAGTAGGGTAATACTCGGTTCTGGCTGCATCTTGGGAAATGTGCAGATGGACAGACTAGAAACAGTTGTATGTTGGTGCTTGGGAAATGAGAATGTGAAATGAAatatggatggataaatggatggatggatggatggatggatggatggatggatggatggatggatggatgggatggacagatagacagatggataggaATTGTTCTAAATGGAGGTTTGGCCAAGTATAGCCCACAGTCTGCATAGGGTGTGAAGCTCCTAGAGGATGGTGAAAGCTTTAAGTGGTGGAGCCATTGGGTAGTTTCTCTGACattgaggaaacacacacacacacacacacacacacacacacacacacacctgtaccttTCTACCCTTCAGAAGCCAAGCCATGTGTTGGgttaataataatcaaaattattAGTAACCCTAATGAAAATTTCCACTGTACAGTGTTTTCATGAACACAACGTTCCATGCTTTTCTTGACAAGTGTGAAGTAGATGGAGATGAAATGGTTGTCTCTACGTTACCTCTGGGGAAACTGCAGCTCAGGAAACTCACAAGAATGCCAAGCTGATGGCTCTGATTTGTGGGCTTCATTGGCACCAGTGGAAACTCCTCACCTTATAGAGATTCTACAAGTCCCTTGGGACCAGGCTGGTTCTTAACTCTTGGCCTGATCCAGTCTGTTTGAGAGGAAACTGAACTCTCAAAAGGTTTCATGGGTCTTGGGGAAACAAAGTCTAGGGCTTAGGGCAGTTCAGCTGGCAGGGGCTCACTCACCTGTCCTTCTGACCAGCCTGCACCTGAGCAGCTAGTGTCTACTGAAATTGGTGGCAGGAGCCCAGTCATAGGGCATCCTTCGAGGAAGATGAGGGGGAGTACGGAGGCAGTGGAATCTTTCTTTGGAAATGGAGCCTAGGGAGTAGAACCCTTCAGGGGTCAAGTGTGTCACTCACCTGTTCTTCAAACACTTTAAATGTGCCTCCCCAACATTTCAAGGCACCCCAAGACTGAAAACTTCTGTTTTTCCATGTGCCTTTTGATGACAATGAAAcaccaggattttttttaaagccatttggAAGTGTTTTTGGATCTATAGGATACATTTATTTACAATGTGCATCTGAAAAAAGGCAGCATGACTTGTGGATCGGATAAGGTTTGTTCATAACCACAGTGCCCCTTTGCCGTCTGTGCTATCTCTACTCGAAGCATGCGCAGAGCTTTCAGCCTGGTGGAGGGCTGCATTTCTTTAACGCTCCATTTGTGAACACCAAGCCTGTCTGCGTGTGGATCAGCTTGACTGTTGTGAAGCCATCCAATGAGCAGCTGGGACTACAGTAGACAAGTTAAAtaactaaaagcaaacaaactataTAATTACATCAATTTACATCAATTACGACCCATTATTGTCTTTAAATGGCTTGACAAAAAAATTAGTTTGGAATGTACCCATTGAGGAGCCTGTACATCTGGGACACCCTTG
This sequence is a window from Mus pahari chromosome 14, PAHARI_EIJ_v1.1, whole genome shotgun sequence. Protein-coding genes within it:
- the LOC110331545 gene encoding keratin, type I cuticular Ha4 — protein: MSCESCLPALSCRTSCSSRPCVPPSCHGCTLPGACNIPANVGNCNWFCEGSFNGNEKETMQFLNDRLASYMEKVRQLERENAELECRIQERNQQQDPLVCPAYQAYFRTIEELQQKILCAKSENARLVVQTDNAKLASDDFRTKYQTELSMRQLVEADINSLRRILDELTLCKSDLEAQVESLREELLCLKKNHEEEVNTLRCQLGDRLNVEVDAAPTVDLNRVLNETRCQYEALVETNRREVEEWYTTQSEELNKQVVSSSEQLQSCQAEIIELRRTVNALEIELQAQHSMRNSLENTLTESEARYSSQLSQVQCLITNVESQLGEIRADLERQNQEYQVLLDIRSRLECEINTYRSLLESEDCNLPCNPCATTNASGGCCGPCGSSKRCC